In Spinacia oleracea cultivar Varoflay chromosome 5, BTI_SOV_V1, whole genome shotgun sequence, a single window of DNA contains:
- the LOC130461241 gene encoding thiol-disulfide oxidoreductase LTO1-like isoform X2, with the protein MSSIVIMPLFLVFCLKEDSMILLLHLPGVPLPLIGMTAYGVILLLGLKLGGWNMPLKINQSDGRLLLLPVSASMAVASAYFLYILATRLEGASCSYCLASATLSFSLFFIILKDFGLQELQKVVTLPLCTAAIVLGILSTSYSALPPILPRSEAMGFNLLYNGDYFSIKPFCNFSAKILKSTGAKMYGAFWCSHCQEQKEMFGREAMQLLDYVECFPDGVKKGIKMVSACSDVGIEGFPTWLINGEVISGEKTLEELAEISGFNYDKVNQPN; encoded by the exons ATGTCCTCAATAGTGATTATGCCGTTGTTTTTG GTGTTTTGTTTGAAAGAAGATTCAATGATCCTCCTTTTGCATTTGCCAGGTGTCCCTCTTCCACTAATCGGCATGACTGCCTATGGAGTTATCCTTCTCCTAGGTTTGAAGTTAGGAGGATGGAATATGCCTCTCAAAATCAATCAAAGTGATGGGCGTCTACTTTTGCTTCCTGTCTCGGCTTCCATGGCAGTTGCAAGTGCTTACTTTTTATACATCCTGGCGACTAGACTTGAAGGAGCTTCGTGTTCATATTGCTTGGCATCTGCTACGTTGTCATTTAGCTTATTTTTCATCATTTTAAAG GATTTCGGACTGCAAGAGCTACAAAAAGTTGTCACTTTACCCTTGTGTACAGCTGCTATTGTGCTTGGAATTTTAAGCACCTCATACAGTGCCTTACCGCCAATCTTGCCAAG ATCAGAAGCCATGGGATTTAACTTATTATACAACGGAGATTATTTCAGCATCAAGCCCTTTTGCAATTTCTCTGCAAAAATCCTCAAATCTACTGGGGCAAAAATGTATGGGGCTTTTTGGTGTTCACACTGCCAAGAACAAAAGGAG ATGTTTGGGCGTGAGGCAATGCAGCTGTTAGATTATGTGGAATGCTTCCCTGATGGTGTTAAGAAAGGAATCAAGATGGTTTCGGCTTGTAGTGATGTTGGAATTGAAGGATTCCCCACATGGCTAATTAACGGCGAG GTAATCAGTGGAGAAAAGACGCTTGAAGAGCTAGCAGAAATATCTGGCTTCAACTATGACAAAGTTAACCAACCTAACTAA
- the LOC130461241 gene encoding thiol-disulfide oxidoreductase LTO1-like isoform X1: MMLSSSSLLHLSLPPKALFSCPVSFPSLLKFKGNLRHGVALLPAMCIPGPTRDTEKSEDAENMPVSSSSSSSSPSNISTYNWCVGLGGLGFLETAYLTYLKLSNSDPFCPIGAGSCSDVLNSDYAVVFGVPLPLIGMTAYGVILLLGLKLGGWNMPLKINQSDGRLLLLPVSASMAVASAYFLYILATRLEGASCSYCLASATLSFSLFFIILKDFGLQELQKVVTLPLCTAAIVLGILSTSYSALPPILPRSEAMGFNLLYNGDYFSIKPFCNFSAKILKSTGAKMYGAFWCSHCQEQKEMFGREAMQLLDYVECFPDGVKKGIKMVSACSDVGIEGFPTWLINGEVISGEKTLEELAEISGFNYDKVNQPN, from the exons ATGATGCTCAGTTCATCATCTTTACTACACCTATCACTCCCTCCAAAAGCCCTTTTCTCTTGCCCTGTTTCCTTTCCTTCTCTCCTCAAATTCAAG GGAAATTTAAGACATGGGGTTGCTCTACTTCCGGCGATGTGCATTCCAGGCCCGACCCGCGACACTGAGAAGTCCGAAGATGCAGAGAACATGCCGGTTTCATCGTCTTCTTCTTCGTCATCGCCGTCGAACATTTCTACATACAATTGGTGTGTGGGTCTTGGTGGATTGGGGTTTCTGGAAACTGCTTACTTGACCTATCTTAAGCTCTCTAATTCCGATCCATTTTGCCCTATTGGTGCTGGGTCTTGCAGTGATGTCCTCAATAGTGATTATGCCGTTGTTTTTG GTGTCCCTCTTCCACTAATCGGCATGACTGCCTATGGAGTTATCCTTCTCCTAGGTTTGAAGTTAGGAGGATGGAATATGCCTCTCAAAATCAATCAAAGTGATGGGCGTCTACTTTTGCTTCCTGTCTCGGCTTCCATGGCAGTTGCAAGTGCTTACTTTTTATACATCCTGGCGACTAGACTTGAAGGAGCTTCGTGTTCATATTGCTTGGCATCTGCTACGTTGTCATTTAGCTTATTTTTCATCATTTTAAAG GATTTCGGACTGCAAGAGCTACAAAAAGTTGTCACTTTACCCTTGTGTACAGCTGCTATTGTGCTTGGAATTTTAAGCACCTCATACAGTGCCTTACCGCCAATCTTGCCAAG ATCAGAAGCCATGGGATTTAACTTATTATACAACGGAGATTATTTCAGCATCAAGCCCTTTTGCAATTTCTCTGCAAAAATCCTCAAATCTACTGGGGCAAAAATGTATGGGGCTTTTTGGTGTTCACACTGCCAAGAACAAAAGGAG ATGTTTGGGCGTGAGGCAATGCAGCTGTTAGATTATGTGGAATGCTTCCCTGATGGTGTTAAGAAAGGAATCAAGATGGTTTCGGCTTGTAGTGATGTTGGAATTGAAGGATTCCCCACATGGCTAATTAACGGCGAG GTAATCAGTGGAGAAAAGACGCTTGAAGAGCTAGCAGAAATATCTGGCTTCAACTATGACAAAGTTAACCAACCTAACTAA